The genomic window CCGTTCCACCAGTTGTTTTTATTGTAATTTTGTGTTTACCGTAAGAACCCCCCGTAACAGGTACCCTGTTTTCCATATAATAGGTGTTTCCGTTGGTGCATTTATAGGGAACATTTGCTTCTACTTCTGTTTGGTGTTTGGTATTACTTACGCTTACAGTAAATTTTCCTCCGTCTTTCTCATCAATATAGGCAATTGAAAATAGGTTGCCTGTTGCTTGAATATCAATGCTTTCGCCTTCTTTTAAAAGAAAATATTTAGAGCCGTATGGAGCGCCCCATTCTGATTTAAATTCTTTTATTGCAACTTTTTTCTCCCACATTTTGCTGTCTGCTGGAAAGAATGTTTTGTTTAATGCTACTTTATTGTCTGTTGCAATAATTTTGGGGTTGGTACCGATTATTTCTACAACATAACGGTTACCTGTTTCTAATCTACCATAAGCAAAGGCAGAGTTCCTTATATCTCGCCCCATTGAGTTGCGACCTCTCCCAGCGTCTTTCATTAGAGTTCCATTTATTTTAATCTTCATTGTGGTGGGGGGATCTGTTTCTGGGGGCGTGTGTGATGCCCAAAGATTGAACGCACTATCTTCGAGTATAAACATTCTCCCTTCAACAAAACGAGGGTGTGGAGCGGTAAAGGTTACCATATCTCCTTCCCAGTTGTATGAGTATTTGTTCATTCTTTTAGGGAGAAGTTTTTGGTTTGACCATTTTTGGTCAAAATCAGTAATTTCAAACCCTTTTTCAAGTTGTTTAAACCACAGGTAATGACCGACTGCTTGAAAATGGACGTTATCTGTTGCTAACGCAAAAAAGTTTGTACTTTTAGGTAGCCGTCTATCAAAATCTCTTAAATCTATGAAAGGGATATTGTAGAGCGAACAAAGTCTTTTTAGTGGACCGGTAGTAATATCTTCTTTCCCTTTTTTGACAGGCCAGCAACAAAAAAGGAATTCAACGTTAGGGTGGTATCTCTGGAATAACCGTATTGCACCCTCATAAGCGGCTACAGTATCTGGTTCGTCTATCTGTTCGTTGTGACCGCTACCATACCCAAAAATTATTAAATCAGGTGAAGGTTTACCTTTTTTGAATAGTTCAGGGTAGAGAGTTTCCCATTTGTATCCTTCTGAATGTCCGTTGATACCTGGGATAGGTTCACTAAATAAATTAGAGTATTCAATAAATCCTGTATGTCCTTCTCCAATACTTGAACCATCGCAAGCCATAACATTAAGCAAGATTCTGCTAACAGGTAAGTTAAATTTTCTCATCAATTCAAGTCGTAACCTACCCGTATACATAAAGTAGTGTTGAAAATAACCTATATACCCTGTAAGGTCTGGTCTACCAACTGTTT from bacterium includes these protein-coding regions:
- a CDS encoding SGNH/GDSL hydrolase family protein, encoding MSTEKQKKSIPIVPPNFLTNPEFKCLKKDFDYGHYTAGWNVKEFGDIEIHPMKEGFNKQSSGNCVKIFPKKLFWQFIPLADLDIKLKKRRLKLKAEIRQKEPSSVKMSLKLVGPESSDGTWSPSEFGLTDIRVFYKHGRGELVIISEETSFSGRTDTEQLETEWLTIDWYFKKTRESSSEYRNVVGLQIQFENISSSPVWVRWPLLTTKKDTLLKLVKGRQIPSYSQKLPRTMKKLLNDQPIHILTLGSSIDRGSANPPLYLYDENPQSKTYKEPVPNSRFFLPETVGRPDLTGYIGYFQHYFMYTGRLRLELMRKFNLPVSRILLNVMACDGSSIGEGHTGFIEYSNLFSEPIPGINGHSEGYKWETLYPELFKKGKPSPDLIIFGYGSGHNEQIDEPDTVAAYEGAIRLFQRYHPNVEFLFCCWPVKKGKEDITTGPLKRLCSLYNIPFIDLRDFDRRLPKSTNFFALATDNVHFQAVGHYLWFKQLEKGFEITDFDQKWSNQKLLPKRMNKYSYNWEGDMVTFTAPHPRFVEGRMFILEDSAFNLWASHTPPETDPPTTMKIKINGTLMKDAGRGRNSMGRDIRNSAFAYGRLETGNRYVVEIIGTNPKIIATDNKVALNKTFFPADSKMWEKKVAIKEFKSEWGAPYGSKYFLLKEGESIDIQATGNLFSIAYIDEKDGGKFTVSVSNTKHQTEVEANVPYKCTNGNTYYMENRVPVTGGSYGKHKITIKTTGGTVRILGLYAYDTR